TTGCCGCCAACTTGACGCCAAAGCACCGCACTACGAATACCGGATAGAAGCAACGCACGCACTTTTTGCTGTGTGGATGTTTGCTGCAACACAGCGGGTGTGCCTGTTACTTGGATTCGAGGACCAATAGGGCTGATAACATCTAGATAGACACTTGCAAGGTTGCTAATCATTTGTTCATCGAGGAGCTCATAGTGCTCTAGCTGACGGTCAACCATTTGCAGGCGATCGCCAAGTTGCGCCATTGCGTCGTTTCGACTGTTTAGCTTACGCTCTAATGCCATAAGGCTAATGATGTAGCGCGTGATCTCGCTCCCTGTTGGGGTGCTATCGATCCCATTCACCAAACACTCAAGTCCGACTTTTAAGTCAGACTCGATACCGAACACGTCAAGCGTACTTGACGGGTTCATGTTGGTGATTGCTTTGATAGAGGTTTCAAACGCGTCTGAATCACAGTAACCGTCTTTAGCAACTCGTTGTACAAGGGCAACGGCTTGGCAAATCCCTGCAAACGCTATCGTACGGTCATAAAGTGTATTAGCCACGTAGTTCTCCTAAAAAATAATCTGCGAATTGTTTTTAGATGCGCTCTTCAATAATACCGCCACCAAGACATACGTTGTCACTGTAGAATACAGCAGACTGGCCTGGGGTGACTGCCACTTGTGGCTCATCAAAGATCACTTTAATGTTGTCATCGTCGATAGGAATAATAGTACAAGGGATATCCTGTTGACGATAGCGAGTTTTTACTGTGCATTGCAGTGGCGCAGTGATCGGTTGACGATCTACCCAGTGCAATTGTGCTGCGCGAAGGCCGTTTGACTTAAGCAGTGGGTGGTCTGCACCTTGAACGGCAATCAGCACATTACGCTTAAGATCTTTTTCAGCCACGTACCATGGGTCTTCGTTACCGCCGCCACCTTTTTGGCCACCAATGTGTAGACCTTTACGTTGACCTAACGTGTGATACATAAGACCTTGGTGTTCGCCAATTTCTTTACCTTCTGGTGTTTCAATTTTACCTGGTTGAGCCGGTAAATAGCGAGACAAGAAGTCTGTAAATTTGCGCTCACCGATGAAACAGATACCAGTCGAGTCTTTTTTCTTCGCTGTGATAAGTCCTTGCTCTTCAGCAATGCGACGAACCTCAGGTTTTTCAAGCTCGCCAACAGGGAACAAGCTTCTTGCGATTTGCTCGTGGCTCAAAGTGTATAGGAAATAGCTTTGGTCTTTATTGCTATCTAGACCACGAAGCATTTGTGGCTTTTCACCATTCTCTGGGAAGGTTCGGCTCACGTAGTGACCCATCGCAATATAATCCGCGTCTAGCACTTCGTCTGCAAATTCTAAGAAGGCTTTAAACTTGATTTCTTTGTTACAAAGAATGTCTGGGTTAGGGGTACGACCCGCTTTGTATTCTGCTAAGAAATATTCAAACACGTTGTCCCAATATTCAGCGGCAAAATTGATCGTATGCAGGTGGATACCAAGCTTGTCACACACCGCTTGTGCGTCAGCGAGATCCTCTGCTGCTGTGCAGTACTCTTCGTTATCATCTTCTTCCCAGTTCTTCATGAACAGGCCTTCAACTTGGTAGCCTTGCTGTTTCAGAAGATAGGCAGAAACAGAGGAGTCTACACCGCCGGACATACCGACAATCACTTTCTTTTGGCTGTTATCAGACATGTATAAATACCACCTAATTTAATTGGACGCAGATTCTAGCAGAAACGAAACCAGCAATACAGTTCCGCGAACTAAATCACACTTTCTAAGAGGAGGTAAGTGTGTCCCGAAATGGAGAAAATCAAGGGTAATAAGAAAAAAAACGCCACGTAAACGTTTGCTAAGTTTGCCTATGTTGCCGACGTAAACTATACAGAGGTAGAATCGCCGCCCTGATCCTCCTTTATTAATCTATTACGAAGACAACCGTATGAAATTCCCAGGCCAAAGAAAGTCCAAGCATTACTTCCCAGTTCATGAAAGAGATTTGCTTGTCAGCCAATCTCAAGACAGCAAAAAGATGTCGAGAACGCACATTATTGGTATTGACCAAACCTTGGTTGATATTGAAGCAAAAGTAGACAGTAGTGTGATCGAAAAATTTGGTCTGAGTAAAGGTCACTCTCTGGTCATTGATGATGTGGCGGCTGAAGCTCTATACAAAGAGCTTAAAGAGAAAGAACTTATTACCAATGAGTATGCAGGAGGAACAATTGGTAATACGCTTCATAATTACTCTGTACTCGCGGATGATAAATCGGTACTACTTGGTGTAATGAGTGAAGACATTAAAATAGGCAGCTACGGTTACCGATATCTATGTAACACGTCTAGCCGTATGGATTTGAACTATCTTCAAGGTGTCGATGGCGCGATCGGTCGATGCTTTACTTTAATTACAGAAGACGGTGAACGTACTTTCGCGATTAGCGAAGGTCAAATGAATCAGTTAGAAGCGGATAGTATCCCTGAAAAGATTTTCAAAAAGGCATCTGCTTTAGTACTGACTGCTTATCTAGTTCGTTGTAAAGATGGCGACCCAATGCCAGAGGCGACGATGCGTGCCATCGAGTATGCAAAGAAGCATAACGTTCCTGTTGTACTTACTCTAGGTACACGCTTTGTTATTCAAGATGATCCGCAATATTGGCGTGATTTCCTAAAACAACACGTATCCGTTGTAGCTATGAACGAAGACGAGGCGGAAGCCTTAACTGGGGAAACTGATCCACTGGCTGCAGCAGATAAAGCACTAGAATGGGTTGACTTAGTACTGTGCACTGCCGGTCCGGTTGGACTTTATATGGCGGGATATACAGAAGAAGAGGCAAAAAGAGAGACATCGCTGCCATTATTGCCGGGTTGTATTGCAGAGTTTAACCGTTTTGAATTTAGTCGCCCGGCTGTTAAAGAGGCTTGTGAAAATCCTATTAAAGTTTATTCACATATTGCGCCATATATGGGCGGTCCAGAAAAGATTAAAAATACCAATGGTGCAGGGGATGCGGCATTGTCGGCACTATTGCATGACATGGCAGCAAATAAATACCATAAAGAAAATGTGCCTAACTCGAGCAAGCATCAACATACTTTCTTGAGTTATTCGTCGTTTTCTCAAGTATGTAAGTACTCAAATAGAGCGAGTTATGAAGTATTAGTACAACACTCCCCACGCCTGTCTAGAGGGTTACCAGAGAGAGAGGACAGCCTAGAAGAGGCATATTGGGAAAGATAAAAAAAAGCGCCAATTATTGGCGCTTTTTTTATAAATCCACATTAAGACTGAAATTAAATTTCAAAATCTTCTAGTGATTTACCTTCGTCTAGTGCTGCTTGGATTACAGAAGGTGTACGACCTTGACCTGTCCAAGTTTTTTCAGCGCCAGTCGCGTCTACGTATTTATACTTAGCTGGGCGTGGGGCGCGCTTAGCCTTAGTTTTGCCTTTTGATTCACCAGACAATGCTGCAATAAGATCTTCAACGTCGATACCGTCTTGTGCGATCATTTGAGCGTATTCGCTTAGTTTAGCTTCACGAGCTTCTTTAGCTGCGCGCTCT
This window of the Vibrio maritimus genome carries:
- the hflD gene encoding high frequency lysogenization protein HflD, coding for MANTLYDRTIAFAGICQAVALVQRVAKDGYCDSDAFETSIKAITNMNPSSTLDVFGIESDLKVGLECLVNGIDSTPTGSEITRYIISLMALERKLNSRNDAMAQLGDRLQMVDRQLEHYELLDEQMISNLASVYLDVISPIGPRIQVTGTPAVLQQTSTQQKVRALLLSGIRSAVLWRQVGGKRRHLVFGRKKMVEQAQILLARM
- the mnmA gene encoding tRNA 2-thiouridine(34) synthase MnmA — protein: MSDNSQKKVIVGMSGGVDSSVSAYLLKQQGYQVEGLFMKNWEEDDNEEYCTAAEDLADAQAVCDKLGIHLHTINFAAEYWDNVFEYFLAEYKAGRTPNPDILCNKEIKFKAFLEFADEVLDADYIAMGHYVSRTFPENGEKPQMLRGLDSNKDQSYFLYTLSHEQIARSLFPVGELEKPEVRRIAEEQGLITAKKKDSTGICFIGERKFTDFLSRYLPAQPGKIETPEGKEIGEHQGLMYHTLGQRKGLHIGGQKGGGGNEDPWYVAEKDLKRNVLIAVQGADHPLLKSNGLRAAQLHWVDRQPITAPLQCTVKTRYRQQDIPCTIIPIDDDNIKVIFDEPQVAVTPGQSAVFYSDNVCLGGGIIEERI
- a CDS encoding inosine/guanosine kinase codes for the protein MKFPGQRKSKHYFPVHERDLLVSQSQDSKKMSRTHIIGIDQTLVDIEAKVDSSVIEKFGLSKGHSLVIDDVAAEALYKELKEKELITNEYAGGTIGNTLHNYSVLADDKSVLLGVMSEDIKIGSYGYRYLCNTSSRMDLNYLQGVDGAIGRCFTLITEDGERTFAISEGQMNQLEADSIPEKIFKKASALVLTAYLVRCKDGDPMPEATMRAIEYAKKHNVPVVLTLGTRFVIQDDPQYWRDFLKQHVSVVAMNEDEAEALTGETDPLAAADKALEWVDLVLCTAGPVGLYMAGYTEEEAKRETSLPLLPGCIAEFNRFEFSRPAVKEACENPIKVYSHIAPYMGGPEKIKNTNGAGDAALSALLHDMAANKYHKENVPNSSKHQHTFLSYSSFSQVCKYSNRASYEVLVQHSPRLSRGLPEREDSLEEAYWER
- a CDS encoding H-NS family nucleoid-associated regulatory protein, yielding MSELTKTLLNIRSLRAFARELTLEQLEEALEKLTTVVGERQEAEAEERAAKEAREAKLSEYAQMIAQDGIDVEDLIAALSGESKGKTKAKRAPRPAKYKYVDATGAEKTWTGQGRTPSVIQAALDEGKSLEDFEI